One Agrococcus jenensis genomic region harbors:
- a CDS encoding glycosyltransferase has translation MEAYSSSDGASAVADLRYAITARSGNLERVLRDHGADVMHAHFGPDGLYASAAARRLALPLVVTLHGRDVTVRPSELLRSRKPVAIRYALERHKLGDRAARLICVSDEIRNAALRAGLPEDKLLTHYIGVDTVKYAVRPGEREPLIVHVARFVEKKGTTDLISAFSKISERHPHHRLALIGDGPLAPALRSQVRELGIESRVDFVGRIEPEEVRAMVGRAEVFVLPSVTASNGDREGLPIALIEAMSLGTTVLATRHSGIPEAIDSADVGTLVEEHDVPAIAAALDEMLSDPRATRELGLAGARRVRTHFDLATQTRLLEGIYDDVR, from the coding sequence GTGGAGGCGTACTCCTCGAGCGACGGGGCTTCCGCGGTCGCCGACCTCCGGTACGCCATCACCGCCCGCTCGGGGAATCTCGAGCGCGTCCTGCGCGACCACGGCGCCGACGTCATGCATGCGCACTTCGGTCCCGACGGCCTCTACGCGAGTGCCGCTGCGCGCCGCCTCGCGCTTCCGCTCGTCGTGACCCTGCACGGCCGGGACGTCACGGTTCGCCCCTCGGAGCTCCTGCGCTCGCGCAAGCCGGTCGCCATCCGCTACGCCCTGGAGCGCCACAAGCTCGGCGATCGTGCCGCGCGGCTCATCTGCGTCTCGGACGAGATCCGCAATGCCGCGCTTCGCGCGGGACTTCCCGAGGACAAGCTGCTCACGCACTACATCGGGGTGGACACCGTCAAGTACGCGGTCCGACCGGGTGAGCGTGAGCCGCTGATCGTCCACGTCGCGCGATTCGTCGAGAAGAAGGGCACGACGGACCTCATCAGCGCCTTCTCGAAGATCAGCGAGCGTCACCCTCATCATCGCCTGGCACTCATCGGCGACGGGCCGTTGGCGCCGGCCCTTCGGTCCCAGGTTCGTGAGCTCGGCATCGAGTCGCGCGTCGACTTCGTCGGACGGATCGAGCCGGAGGAGGTGCGAGCGATGGTCGGGCGCGCCGAGGTCTTCGTCCTGCCGAGTGTGACCGCGAGCAACGGCGATCGTGAAGGCCTGCCGATCGCCCTCATCGAGGCGATGTCGCTCGGCACGACGGTGCTCGCCACTCGGCATTCGGGCATACCGGAGGCGATCGACAGCGCCGACGTGGGCACCCTGGTCGAAGAGCACGACGTGCCGGCGATCGCTGCCGCGCTCGACGAGATGCTCAGCGATCCGCGCGCGACTCGGGAGCTCGGCCTCGCTGGAGCTCGTCGCGTCCGAACGCACTTCGATCTCGCCACGCAGACCCGCCTCTTGGAAGGGATCTATGACGATGTCCGATGA
- a CDS encoding polysaccharide pyruvyl transferase family protein: protein MTMSDDTRSTESRPPAGPVLIGVTNAVLSNTGDAAIFEAITVSLRRAFGDACQIVAFDSNASVTSRLYPEWEIHQQLSVSPPREPARLRTVLQRVRHRLVRLLTDDRRASRLLEAPLVRRSRFARAYRRFEELDVVVSSGGTYLVDHYNFEARVLELRLADVLGKRVILWTQSMGPFESSRAVSQIERIGAVTDAVFFRDDRSARAWSRRVRGSDAEAREVPDAVFALTAPVPTASTAAVEPVRRALLSVREWSRGVDASSFDTAAYAASMRSAGALLASSGWDVRALSTCQGVPSYAYDDSAEAARIFAGGDVDVDHEFHSPGGLLSELSSTGLVVTTRMHLAILSLISRVPVIAIAYEFKTLELFANLGLSDFVVKIEDVTPEWMTERIQMLLDEPERARLSHERLAQLRAEADSPAGHLRRLLEQ from the coding sequence ATGACGATGTCCGATGACACGAGGTCGACCGAGTCGCGGCCGCCCGCCGGACCGGTGCTCATCGGCGTGACCAACGCCGTGCTCTCGAACACCGGAGACGCGGCGATCTTCGAGGCGATCACGGTCTCGCTCCGACGAGCGTTCGGCGACGCCTGCCAGATCGTGGCGTTCGACTCGAACGCCTCCGTGACGTCGCGCCTGTACCCCGAATGGGAGATCCACCAGCAGCTCTCCGTCTCCCCGCCCCGTGAGCCGGCGCGCCTCCGCACCGTGCTCCAGCGCGTCAGGCACCGGTTGGTACGACTCCTGACCGACGACCGTCGGGCATCCCGGCTCCTGGAGGCGCCACTCGTCCGACGGTCGAGGTTCGCGCGCGCGTACCGGCGCTTCGAGGAGCTGGACGTCGTGGTGAGCAGCGGGGGCACCTACCTCGTCGACCACTACAACTTCGAGGCCCGAGTCCTCGAGCTCCGGCTCGCAGACGTCCTCGGCAAGCGGGTCATCCTGTGGACCCAGAGCATGGGGCCGTTCGAATCGTCTCGGGCGGTCTCGCAGATCGAGCGCATCGGCGCCGTGACTGACGCGGTCTTCTTCAGGGACGATCGGTCCGCGCGAGCGTGGTCGCGGCGGGTGCGAGGCTCTGACGCCGAAGCGCGGGAGGTGCCGGATGCCGTCTTCGCGTTGACGGCCCCGGTGCCGACCGCATCGACGGCTGCCGTCGAGCCGGTCCGGCGCGCCCTGCTCTCTGTTCGTGAGTGGTCTCGCGGCGTCGACGCGTCGTCGTTCGACACCGCGGCCTACGCCGCGTCGATGCGGTCCGCCGGCGCGCTGCTCGCGTCGAGCGGATGGGATGTCCGAGCCTTGTCGACCTGCCAAGGCGTGCCATCGTATGCGTACGACGACTCCGCAGAGGCCGCACGGATCTTCGCCGGCGGGGACGTCGACGTCGACCACGAGTTCCACTCCCCGGGTGGCCTGCTCAGCGAGCTGTCCTCCACCGGTCTCGTGGTCACCACCCGGATGCATCTGGCGATCCTGTCGTTGATCTCCCGAGTCCCGGTCATCGCGATCGCCTACGAGTTCAAGACGCTCGAGCTGTTCGCGAACCTGGGGCTCTCGGACTTCGTGGTCAAGATCGAAGACGTCACACCCGAGTGGATGACCGAGCGCATCCAGATGCTGCTGGATGAGCCGGAGCGAGCCCGACTGTCGCACGAGCGCCTGGCGCAGCTTCGAGCGGAAGCCGATTCGCCGGCCGGTCATCTTCGCAGGCTCCTCGAGCAGTGA
- a CDS encoding lipopolysaccharide biosynthesis protein — MNRAAVFESHDYGDGGDRSGVNGVKWNAIALIGRQGLVLAFSLLLARLLGPEAYGIIAQAAIYIALTTLILDQGLTAALISRARVTRDVAGAAVTVNFLLAAALAGLSVLLAGPIATFFRTPELNLVLIALGMGLILKAAAVVPRMLLMRRMRFKAIAVADIAGSAIGGIAGVVGFAFGADYWALVLQLLVSDLVAAVILQWAARPPAPNLKLSVLRDDAGFSGRVFAGNLISFASRNTDNILVGRFFGADALAYYSLAYRVLLTPIQMIGQVVTRVLFPAISRSRADLPRVGELILRSTGHISLVAFPLMGLIAVSAPDTVPTVLGDQWLPAVGVLQVLAITGARQAVTAVNAPVLLGLGLAQTHLRFNILAAAVQIAGMVAGMPWGYFGVAVGYTIAGILLTPVIIALQVKHAGLSWVRQLRVLTPALVGSLVACAAYGALFLTEMQPWVRIIVGLLAGMVTYAGYLFVVHRRTFDKAFADMVAIVRGRR, encoded by the coding sequence GTGAACCGGGCTGCCGTCTTCGAGTCGCACGACTACGGCGACGGAGGTGATCGTTCCGGCGTCAACGGCGTGAAGTGGAACGCCATCGCGCTCATCGGCCGCCAGGGGCTCGTGCTCGCGTTCTCACTGCTCCTCGCTCGGCTCCTCGGGCCCGAGGCGTACGGCATCATCGCGCAGGCGGCGATCTACATCGCGTTGACCACGCTGATCCTCGACCAGGGCCTGACGGCTGCGCTCATCTCTCGCGCTCGAGTCACGCGGGATGTGGCCGGCGCGGCGGTCACGGTCAACTTCCTCCTGGCCGCCGCCCTGGCGGGACTCTCGGTGCTGCTCGCGGGTCCGATCGCCACGTTCTTCCGGACGCCAGAGCTCAACCTCGTGCTGATCGCCCTCGGCATGGGACTCATCCTCAAGGCGGCCGCCGTCGTGCCTCGGATGCTGCTGATGCGACGGATGCGCTTCAAGGCCATCGCGGTCGCCGACATCGCGGGGAGTGCGATCGGCGGCATCGCCGGTGTGGTGGGCTTCGCGTTCGGCGCGGACTACTGGGCCCTCGTCCTGCAGCTGCTCGTCAGCGACCTCGTCGCGGCCGTCATCCTCCAGTGGGCGGCGCGTCCGCCGGCACCGAACCTCAAGCTGAGCGTGCTCCGCGATGACGCCGGCTTCAGCGGTCGCGTGTTCGCCGGCAACCTCATCTCGTTCGCGTCGCGGAACACCGACAACATCCTGGTCGGACGATTCTTCGGCGCGGATGCGCTCGCCTACTACTCCCTCGCGTACCGAGTGCTCCTGACCCCCATCCAGATGATCGGCCAGGTCGTCACCCGAGTGCTGTTCCCCGCGATCTCCCGGTCGCGCGCGGACCTGCCTCGTGTCGGGGAGCTCATCCTTCGATCGACCGGTCACATCTCGTTGGTCGCATTCCCGCTCATGGGCCTGATCGCGGTATCGGCACCGGACACCGTCCCCACGGTCCTCGGCGATCAGTGGCTGCCCGCCGTCGGCGTGCTCCAGGTCCTCGCGATCACCGGAGCGCGCCAGGCCGTGACGGCGGTCAACGCGCCGGTCCTCCTCGGCCTGGGGCTGGCCCAGACCCATCTGCGCTTCAACATCCTGGCTGCCGCGGTGCAGATCGCGGGGATGGTCGCCGGGATGCCCTGGGGGTACTTCGGCGTCGCCGTCGGCTACACCATCGCGGGCATCCTGCTCACCCCGGTGATCATCGCGCTCCAGGTCAAGCACGCGGGCTTGTCCTGGGTCCGCCAGCTCCGCGTGCTGACCCCCGCGCTCGTGGGGTCGCTCGTGGCATGCGCCGCGTACGGTGCGCTCTTCCTGACCGAGATGCAGCCAT